A section of the Callithrix jacchus isolate 240 chromosome 14, calJac240_pri, whole genome shotgun sequence genome encodes:
- the LOC144579345 gene encoding uncharacterized protein LOC144579345, translated as MFASFSRRFRLNPGKGTKPRPRQEHVQYPSPVYLRNPFPGVGASKRAGVKHQRRRGLRRPKRTPRSPPFRGPGRRDSERSATSKSGVFLVARGIEQRLNNLSEPG; from the exons atgtttgcttccttttctcGGCGCTTTCGACTGAATCCCGGGAAGGGGACCAAACCCCGGCCGCGACAGGAACATGTCCAGTATCCATCCCCTGTCTACCTCCGAAACCCCTTCCCGGGAGTAGGGGCGAGCAAGCGCGCCGGGGTCAAACACCAGCGCCGTCGAGGGCTGCGCCGACCGAAACGGACGCCGCGGTCGCCCCCATTTCGCGGTCCGGGCCGGCGAGACTCCGAGAG AAGTGCTACTTCCAAAAGTGGAGTGTTCCTTGTCGCCAGAGGAATCGAACAGCGGCTGAACAACCTCTCTGAGCCGGGATAG